The proteins below are encoded in one region of Levilactobacillus namurensis:
- a CDS encoding iron-sulfur cluster biosynthesis family protein — protein MQLTIKEAAKAYLDANIDADSVLLLTTDDGSNKYSTIGGSCAIGDKFQFVALTAKDPAYEIPVDNNAGYQLWTSKTDALYLSNGLTLDRVHNQLALRDDSGIIDSAVGLVTYTAEEKSKLDLKKEMQTLGTRIC, from the coding sequence ATGCAATTAACGATTAAAGAAGCGGCTAAGGCTTACCTGGACGCCAACATCGATGCAGATAGTGTGTTATTACTGACGACTGATGATGGCTCGAATAAGTATTCGACCATTGGTGGTAGTTGTGCCATTGGGGATAAATTCCAGTTCGTCGCTTTGACGGCTAAGGATCCCGCTTACGAGATTCCCGTCGACAACAACGCGGGTTATCAACTCTGGACCAGTAAGACGGATGCCCTGTACCTGAGCAATGGCCTGACCCTCGACCGGGTGCACAACCAACTCGCCTTACGGGACGACAGTGGGATCATCGACAGCGCCGTGGGTTTGGTGACCTACACCGCTGAAGAGAAGTCCAAGCTGGACTTGAAGAAAGAAATGCAGACGTTAGGCACCCGTATCTGCTAA
- a CDS encoding MucBP domain-containing protein — MTRLKQPNMVHQTLGKTWTATGIVAGTLLLGSLGTVTARADQTSEAAESSAATTQTTPKATTESSMVTLKAGDAATEDESSQPADESSQAGKSSESSTNQPATTGQEDDVAPAKTESTTTVPQSNDETTPAPKENQPATGDTDQPAGNLTDQSNATVTPTALKAKQALADTVPTSIDQWMPDKNLQQLVLKTLNTKNKLGLTSVSEITPDMMKQLTSLVADSNLQETDEAYYNVVTGIKSLQGLEYAPDLTNLSITPNYKASEIWKKDDMYRGALTDISALANSKKLSFLTISKNQVSDISALKDVAQAVNDTGSFAIWQLGFNQIFDVRPLMVKNKSDMFMVSAGNQEMILPEVTLNPDTKSYVTQSPFYSGIFINDVLTTYNKDITAVTIGQHSTGIPSEGFRMISWDVSAGPTTGQLIYAMSQDNGIHSDEPVEPFNWTAQVTIPYKLVAGIGAEAVNFRLIDGVTLAPDVTISGTTGTDFDALKMSNVQQTIAELAKKGFTLVRASTLSSPSDAASVAGTQGTFGTDAGRVFLEFGFKQVIHLVDQAGNALQPAADQIGGRGDTWTYQVPTIDGYTYDRTQGATATGDAQTGYTLTGTLAQENADIYVYFKAATIQQVVNFIGDDGTVLHPAGTVSGAVGSTQTLQLPTIADYVVDHSDAGTVTNGQLEVTLTDANTPINVYFKQAVYQHLVHFIDADGNELAPAQTVAGTKDSQQTLTLPTIDDYVADSEKTTAGTLADGQLTLTITNDESPINVYFKQAVYQHLVHFIDADGNELAPAQTVAGTKDSQQTLTLPTIDDYVADSEKTTAGTLADGQLTLTITNDESPINVYFKQAVYQHLVHFIDADGNELAPAQTVTGTKDSQQVLDLPTIDDYQVDPEKTTAGTLTDGQLTLTIANDESPINVYFTPVIYQQLIHFVDPDGQTLAPDVTVNGTTGTLRNVDLPTLAGFELDHATSGTVTGQQLIVKLAKGTAPINVYFKVVNGQVIVHYQDLQGNDLAAPVTLTGQVTTDYTSEPLATVPGDYQLVSTPFNAQGTYTKEDQNVVYLYRKIQTGGGDHGNPDQPDQPETPDVPETPEVPEQPGVPEQPGTPEQPAQEAGDGAQLAEAPTLTNQVAPEEVATLVRQGGDAATIDSSAMQATAERPAQPLANKGTVTASQPAQATTATQLPQTNDQQQSWLQVIGATLLGSLTAVTGWVFSRQRH, encoded by the coding sequence ATGACACGACTAAAACAACCTAACATGGTTCATCAAACTTTAGGGAAGACCTGGACGGCAACGGGCATCGTTGCCGGGACCCTCTTATTAGGGAGCTTAGGTACGGTAACAGCACGTGCAGACCAGACATCAGAGGCTGCCGAAAGTTCGGCAGCGACCACGCAAACGACGCCCAAAGCCACAACCGAATCATCCATGGTGACGTTAAAAGCGGGCGACGCCGCTACAGAAGATGAGTCGAGTCAGCCAGCGGACGAATCGTCGCAAGCCGGGAAATCATCCGAATCGTCAACGAACCAGCCGGCAACCACGGGTCAGGAAGATGATGTGGCGCCAGCTAAGACAGAATCGACGACCACGGTTCCTCAATCGAACGACGAGACGACGCCCGCTCCCAAGGAAAATCAGCCGGCTACCGGTGATACAGACCAGCCGGCCGGTAACCTCACTGACCAGTCGAATGCGACCGTGACGCCAACGGCTCTAAAGGCCAAGCAAGCTTTGGCGGACACCGTACCCACCAGTATTGATCAGTGGATGCCGGACAAGAATCTACAACAGTTAGTCCTCAAAACTTTAAATACGAAAAATAAATTAGGGTTAACTTCGGTTTCGGAAATTACGCCGGATATGATGAAACAACTAACTAGTTTGGTTGCGGACAGTAATTTGCAGGAAACGGATGAAGCTTACTATAACGTGGTAACGGGAATTAAGTCGTTGCAAGGTCTCGAATATGCCCCAGACTTGACCAACCTCTCCATTACCCCTAACTATAAGGCCAGTGAAATCTGGAAAAAAGATGATATGTACCGGGGCGCCTTAACGGATATTTCCGCTTTAGCGAATAGTAAGAAATTAAGCTTTTTGACCATCAGTAAGAACCAAGTCTCGGATATTTCCGCCTTGAAGGATGTGGCCCAAGCGGTTAATGACACGGGAAGCTTCGCCATCTGGCAATTGGGATTTAACCAAATTTTTGATGTCCGACCGTTAATGGTAAAGAATAAGAGCGATATGTTTATGGTTAGCGCAGGAAATCAGGAGATGATCTTACCAGAAGTGACGTTGAATCCGGATACCAAGTCGTATGTGACGCAGTCGCCATTCTATTCGGGAATATTTATCAACGACGTCCTTACCACATATAATAAGGATATTACAGCCGTTACAATAGGTCAGCACTCAACTGGGATTCCTTCAGAGGGATTTCGGATGATTTCTTGGGACGTTTCTGCCGGACCTACGACTGGCCAGCTAATTTACGCGATGTCGCAGGATAATGGGATTCATAGTGATGAACCGGTAGAGCCTTTTAACTGGACTGCTCAAGTTACGATTCCCTACAAGTTGGTCGCAGGTATAGGGGCAGAAGCCGTGAACTTCAGGCTAATCGATGGGGTGACCCTGGCGCCGGATGTAACCATCAGTGGCACTACGGGCACGGACTTCGACGCCCTTAAGATGAGTAACGTCCAACAGACTATCGCGGAGTTAGCTAAGAAGGGATTCACGCTGGTTCGGGCTAGCACGCTAAGTTCGCCATCGGATGCGGCCAGTGTAGCGGGGACTCAGGGGACCTTTGGAACGGACGCCGGTCGGGTGTTCTTGGAATTCGGCTTTAAGCAAGTCATCCATTTGGTCGATCAAGCAGGAAACGCCCTGCAACCCGCAGCGGATCAAATCGGTGGTCGGGGGGATACCTGGACCTACCAAGTTCCCACGATTGACGGTTACACTTACGACCGGACTCAGGGAGCGACCGCAACCGGCGATGCCCAGACCGGCTACACGTTAACGGGTACCCTGGCTCAAGAGAACGCGGACATCTACGTTTACTTCAAGGCCGCGACCATCCAACAAGTGGTCAACTTTATTGGCGACGATGGTACGGTTCTCCACCCAGCCGGCACCGTTAGTGGAGCCGTGGGGAGTACGCAGACCTTACAGCTGCCGACCATCGCGGATTACGTGGTGGACCATAGTGATGCGGGAACCGTGACAAACGGACAGCTTGAGGTGACCCTGACGGACGCGAACACGCCCATCAACGTGTACTTCAAACAGGCGGTCTACCAGCACCTGGTACACTTCATTGACGCTGACGGAAACGAATTAGCGCCAGCTCAAACGGTGGCGGGGACCAAGGATAGCCAGCAGACGCTGACTTTACCGACCATTGATGATTACGTGGCCGATTCGGAGAAGACCACCGCAGGCACACTAGCGGACGGGCAACTGACGCTGACCATTACCAACGATGAGTCACCGATTAACGTGTACTTTAAACAGGCGGTCTACCAGCACCTGGTGCACTTCATCGACGCTGACGGAAACGAATTAGCGCCAGCCCAAACGGTAGCGGGGACCAAGGACAGCCAGCAGACGCTGACCTTGCCAACCATTGATGATTACGTGGCCGATTCGGAGAAGACCACCGCCGGCACGTTAGCGGACGGGCAACTGACCCTGACCATTACCAACGATGAGTCGCCGATCAACGTGTACTTCAAACAGGCAGTCTACCAGCACCTGGTGCACTTCATTGACGCTGACGGAAACGAGTTGGCGCCAGCCCAAACGGTAACAGGGACCAAAGATAGTCAACAAGTCCTGGACTTACCAACCATTGATGATTACCAGGTCGATCCGGAGAAGACCACTGCGGGCACACTGACGGACGGACAACTGACCCTGACCATCGCCAATGATGAGTCACCGATTAACGTGTACTTCACCCCCGTCATCTATCAGCAGTTGATTCATTTCGTTGATCCGGATGGCCAGACCTTGGCGCCGGATGTGACGGTGAATGGGACCACGGGAACGTTACGGAACGTTGACCTTCCCACGTTAGCGGGCTTTGAACTCGACCACGCGACCAGCGGAACCGTTACCGGCCAGCAGTTGATTGTGAAGCTGGCAAAGGGCACGGCCCCCATCAACGTCTACTTTAAAGTGGTCAACGGGCAAGTCATCGTGCACTACCAGGACTTGCAGGGCAACGACTTAGCCGCCCCCGTCACACTGACGGGACAGGTCACCACGGACTACACCAGTGAACCACTGGCGACGGTACCGGGGGATTACCAGTTGGTCAGCACGCCGTTCAACGCGCAAGGCACCTACACCAAGGAAGACCAGAACGTGGTTTACCTGTACCGGAAGATTCAGACCGGTGGCGGCGACCACGGGAATCCGGATCAGCCGGACCAGCCCGAGACACCGGACGTTCCCGAAACGCCAGAGGTGCCAGAGCAACCGGGTGTCCCAGAACAACCCGGAACACCGGAGCAACCCGCGCAAGAAGCGGGGGATGGCGCGCAGTTAGCTGAAGCACCAACCTTAACTAACCAGGTCGCGCCTGAGGAGGTCGCGACGTTGGTTCGCCAGGGTGGCGATGCCGCAACGATTGATTCGTCAGCCATGCAGGCGACCGCTGAGCGGCCAGCACAACCACTGGCTAATAAGGGGACTGTGACGGCGAGTCAGCCTGCCCAGGCAACGACCGCCACGCAGTTACCGCAGACCAACGACCAGCAACAGTCTTGGTTACAGGTCATCGGGGCCACCCTGTTAGGCAGCTTAACGGCGGTGACGGGATGGGTCTTCAGCCGGCAACGGCATTGA
- a CDS encoding GntR family transcriptional regulator produces the protein MRFNFDSPEPIYLQVAERVEEAIFTGVYQAGEQVPSTTEVSKEFHINPATVLKGMNRVVAAGMIEKRRGVGMFVTADAAEIIRNKRRSQFYDRYVSRFTSEAKKLNLSEADVIALIKRSYSD, from the coding sequence ATGCGATTTAATTTTGATAGTCCAGAACCCATTTATTTACAAGTGGCCGAGCGGGTCGAAGAGGCCATCTTCACGGGGGTCTATCAGGCGGGCGAACAGGTCCCTTCCACCACGGAAGTCTCCAAGGAATTCCACATTAATCCGGCGACCGTCCTCAAGGGGATGAACCGGGTGGTGGCTGCGGGGATGATCGAGAAACGGCGGGGGGTCGGCATGTTCGTCACGGCCGATGCCGCCGAGATTATTCGCAACAAGCGCCGGTCGCAGTTCTACGACCGTTACGTGAGCCGCTTCACCAGTGAAGCTAAGAAATTAAACTTGTCCGAAGCCGACGTGATTGCGTTGATCAAGCGGTCCTATTCGGACTAG
- a CDS encoding collagen binding domain-containing protein has product MSKKYKVVQWLLLLVATVVVVFWGQAQLTAQAATIDGSQYLTTAKVTNGPDFKVSDTVNIQYHLEFGDLALHNQDVISVPLPDNLKSSRDDTFNVTAPDGTVIGVGKVTKGGDKVEVTLNEKVEGLKDKEMTLNLATKYNGTATGEQPVNFPNDHHDVINIVPDLANISKKGTIQEDTNQVKWTVLVNRQPIEMKNLTVKDKIGDNQTMIPGLTITEAHWRDDVVGGTYVRETTPLVEGQDYTVTYTSDGFTVKFNDTVTEMYAIDYYTSIDDPSVVQDGYVFRNKADLTWGAGTNGGTNKESANGKVSTSSKNTGSGNGNAGGTDVDENGGNEGGDNGSVEPGDNVDVDGDGKPDTGTTDIDGGNETAQEEKDREAEEQETANKEAASKQPTATTKPSSKPANTQKAANAHVVGVSQAHRRAAQGKLPQTSDAKTQTAVYGLVLLTGTLIAGILRRQL; this is encoded by the coding sequence TTGAGTAAAAAATATAAAGTAGTCCAATGGCTTCTGCTATTGGTCGCAACGGTTGTGGTTGTTTTTTGGGGACAAGCGCAGCTGACCGCACAAGCAGCAACCATTGATGGTAGTCAGTACCTAACCACGGCGAAGGTTACCAACGGACCGGATTTCAAGGTATCCGATACGGTAAACATCCAGTACCACTTGGAGTTTGGTGATCTCGCTTTACATAACCAGGACGTGATCAGCGTCCCGCTGCCAGATAACTTAAAGTCATCACGAGACGACACGTTTAACGTGACGGCGCCGGATGGAACCGTTATCGGCGTCGGTAAAGTCACTAAGGGTGGCGATAAGGTCGAAGTGACCCTAAACGAAAAGGTCGAGGGGTTAAAGGATAAGGAAATGACCTTGAACCTGGCGACCAAGTACAACGGGACGGCTACCGGGGAACAACCCGTGAACTTCCCGAATGACCACCACGATGTGATTAACATTGTGCCGGACCTGGCCAACATCTCTAAGAAAGGGACCATCCAAGAAGACACCAACCAAGTAAAGTGGACGGTCCTGGTCAACCGGCAACCGATCGAGATGAAGAATCTCACGGTCAAGGATAAGATTGGGGACAACCAGACCATGATCCCGGGTCTCACGATCACCGAAGCCCACTGGCGCGATGATGTGGTCGGCGGAACCTACGTACGGGAGACCACCCCCTTAGTTGAGGGTCAGGACTACACGGTCACCTACACCAGTGACGGGTTCACCGTGAAGTTCAACGATACGGTCACCGAGATGTACGCGATCGACTACTACACCAGCATCGATGATCCGTCCGTGGTCCAAGATGGTTACGTCTTCCGGAACAAGGCAGACTTGACCTGGGGGGCCGGTACGAACGGTGGGACTAACAAAGAAAGTGCCAACGGCAAGGTGTCAACCAGCAGTAAGAACACCGGCTCCGGTAACGGTAATGCCGGCGGGACCGACGTTGATGAGAACGGCGGTAACGAAGGCGGCGACAACGGGAGTGTCGAACCAGGCGATAACGTAGACGTTGATGGTGACGGCAAGCCCGATACCGGGACCACCGACATTGACGGTGGAAACGAAACCGCGCAAGAAGAAAAGGACCGTGAAGCCGAGGAACAGGAAACGGCCAACAAGGAAGCTGCGTCCAAGCAACCAACGGCAACCACCAAGCCAAGTTCTAAGCCAGCCAATACGCAAAAGGCTGCGAACGCCCACGTGGTCGGCGTCTCCCAAGCTCATCGGCGGGCCGCTCAGGGGAAGCTTCCCCAGACCAGCGATGCCAAGACGCAGACCGCCGTTTACGGTTTGGTTCTGTTAACCGGGACGCTCATCGCCGGCATCTTGCGGCGGCAGCTCTAA